TTGGTTCGATGCGACGAAACGTAACCTGCGTTGCTGGAGATCTCTCGTCCAGCCGATGAACCGATCACGAGGTCCACACGATAGTGCGGGTGACGCGAACCCGAGCAGTGCTACCCACCCGCCACAGGAGTCCGTCGCTACATAGCGCATCGTCTCACCGACCATCCGGTGGCCAAGCCAGTGATGCTCGTCGAGTTCCGCATCGAACCTATTGGCGTCACCGACGCTTATCGGAGCAACGCTCAATCCCACAAACCACTCATCTCGCATCCGATGAACTTAGCATTACCAGGACGAACGCGCCAATCGACACATAACACTGCAGGTCACAGCCATAGGGCTTCGACTATGAAAAGGCCGTGCGCTCTCCAGCCGCCTTTGCGTGTTCTGCCCTATCCACAGGGACAGAACTAGGGCGAGTCGGTGGTTGGCCACCTCCCACGTCCAACTTGGGTTGT
This region of Ferrimicrobium acidiphilum DSM 19497 genomic DNA includes:
- a CDS encoding Druantia anti-phage system protein DruA; the protein is MRDEWFVGLSVAPISVGDANRFDAELDEHHWLGHRMVGETMRYVATDSCGGWVALLGFASPALSCGPRDRFIGWTRDLQQRRLRFVASNQRFCILPAGRRPNTASAVMSKTLRRLSADWVDTWGHRVLLVETFVDPSRHIGTCYGASSFLY